One part of the Anser cygnoides isolate HZ-2024a breed goose chromosome 9, Taihu_goose_T2T_genome, whole genome shotgun sequence genome encodes these proteins:
- the EIF4G1 gene encoding eukaryotic translation initiation factor 4 gamma 1 isoform X3, translating into MNKAPQPTGGAPTAPHPAPSPGLPQSTFPPGQTAPVVFNPAPTSQMNTPSQPRQFPAGPRAIHQQGGFRSLQHFYQNRAQPPASASRVQSNTTARPGPPTHVYPAASQVMMIPSQISYTPSQGAYYIPGQGRSTYVVPTQQYPVQPGAPSFYPGASPTEFGTYAGAYYPAQGVQQFPAGVPTAQVIVSQQPPIPPKRERKTIRIRDPNQGGKDITEEIMSGARTSSTPTPPQAGSGLEPQANGETPHVAVIVRPDDRPKPALVVSKPVSLEPSKSASPSPPPPLIPEVEPVVLSDVTLVPMEPPVDADTKVEQGEAPPDPHQTFSAITTVPGAAELPLLPQPDMDTAAAAEEEEGMVEEGEEEEEEEEEEVAIPLPEPTPQAPVPPEVPPAPVTPPLPAVPPAPAAPSPPPLVVPQAPEAPAKPASPSPPPPREEPCPEPAAPEPSAEANGVLEELPEPLPEAPACQPVPVPVPVPEPVPAPAPASPIAQPEELPLPNGVEGAGKAEPGEERPESDVSPISEPEEPAQPGTPTSPPAEEEEEESEGPAEAQERSSSPAPAPSQSLEATVQVAVSVPKKKRRMKELNKKEAVGDLLDAFKESQISDSASEAENKPPPSAPARETEDTAPARPQEESEETWEEKEDKLAPEKGKAGDQKYRYKEEQWKPLNPEEKKRYDREFLLGFQFIFASMQKPEGLPQITDVVLDKANKTPLRALDPIRLSGMNCSPDFTPSFANLGRPVMGNRGLPSGLGPRRSQQSQRKEPRKIIATVSLNEDVKLNKAEKAWKPSSKRASEEEDPENIKTQELLRRVRSILNKLTPQMFQQLMKQVMELSIDTEERLKGVIDLVFEKAISEPNFSVAYANMCRCLMGLKVPTTDKPTVTVNFRKLLLNRCQKEFEKDKDDDEIFEKRQKEMDDASAPEEKARMKDELEEARDKARRRSLGNIKFIGELFKLKMLTEAIMHDCVVKLLKNHDEESLECLCRLLTTIGKDLDFEKAKPRMDQYFNQMEKIIKEKKTSSRIRFMLQDVIDLRQHSWVPRRGDQGPKTIDQIHKEAEMEEHREHIKVQQLMSKDKRRGPPGPSSSSGRSSLVADDGWNTVPISKGNRPIDTSRLTKITKPGSIDSNNQLFAPGGRLSWGKGSSGGSGAKPADSASDSGRPATSTLNRFSALQQSTPAESLESRRVVQRSSSSRDRSEKAGDRGDRESRSEKGSDRLERPDRGERGERNRSALTKRSFSKETEDRSREREKQGGPEAVRKAASMTEERDRSREPIKQEPAAPAASPKPTLSEEELEKKSKAIIEEYLHINDMKEALQCVQELGSPSLLYVFVRNGIESTLERSTISREHMGVLLCHLVKAGTLSKEQYYKGLREILEIAEDMEIDIPHIWLYLAELITPILQEEGIPMEELFREITKPLVPIGKATTLLVEVLGLLCKGMSQKTAGKLWRDGGLSWKEFLPEDQDVNKFVTEQKLEYTMGDSSDTPSCKELTSEELCKQMDKLLKENSNNQRIYDWIEANLSEEQVSSNMFIRALMTSVCHSAIVFENPYRVDALVIRNRAKLLQKYMRDEQKELQALYALQALVVKLEQPPNLLRMFFDALYDEDVIKEEAFYKWESSKDLSEQQGKGVALKSVTAFFTWLREAEDESDNN; encoded by the exons ATGAACAAAGCTCCACAGCCCACAGGAGGAGCCCCGACAGCCCCGCACCCTGCCCCTTCTCCTGGACTTCCACAG tCGACGTTCCCACCCGGTCAGACGGCACCTGTGGTTTTTAACCCGGCACCGACCTCACAAATGAATACGCCTTCTCAGCCGCGACAG TTTCCAGCAGGGCCTCGTGCTATTCACCAGCAG GGAGGATTCAGGTCTCTTCAG CATTTCTACCAGAACAGGGCCCAGCCTCCCGCCAGCGCGTCCCGCGTGCAGAGCAACACgacggcccggcccggccctcccACCCATGTCTATCCAGCCGCTTCCCAGGTGATGATGATACCCTCCCAGATATCCTACACGCCTTCCCAAGGAGCGTACTACATCCCCGGACAG GGCCGCTCCACGTACGTCGTCCCGACCCAGCAGTACCCGGTGCAGCCCGGCGCCCCTAGTTTTTACCCTGGAGCCAGCCCCACGGAATTCGGGACTTACG CGGGGGCTTACTACCCGGCCCAGGGGGTGCAGCAGTTCCCGGCGGGGGTCCCCACCGCCCAGGTCATCGTGAGCCAGCAGCCGCCGATCCCCCCGAAACGAGAGCGCAAGACG ATCCGGATACGAGACCCTAACCAAGGCGGCAAAGACATCACTGAAGAAATCATGTCCGGAGCGAGGACCTCATCtacccccacccctccccag GCTGGAAGCGGTTTGGAGCCCCAGGCCAACGGAGAGACCCCTCATGTAGCAGTTATTGTCCGGCCAG ATGACCGCCCGAAGCCCGCGCTGGTGGTGAGCAAGCCCGTCTCCCTGGAGCCCAGCAAGTCGGCGTCCCCAtcgcctccccctcccctcatCCCCGAGGTGGAGCCCGTGGTGCTCTCGGACGTGACGCTGGTGCCGATGGAGCCCCCCGTGGATGCGGACACTAAAGTGGAGCAGGGCGAGGCGCCGCCCGACCCGCACCAGACGTTTAGCGCCATCACTACAGTGCCAGGGGCCGCGGagctgcccctcctgccccagcccgaCATGGACACGGCGGCcgcggcggaggaggaggaagggatggtggaggagggggaggaggaggaggaggaggaggaagaagaggtcGCCATTCCCCTCCCGGAGCCCACCCCGCAGGCGCCTGTGCCACCCGAGGTGCCGCCGGCGCCCGTCacccccccgctgccagccGTGCCCCCGGCGCCGGCCGCGCcgtcgccgccgccgctcgtCGTCCCGCAGGCCCCCGAAGCGCCCGCCAAAcccgcctcccccagccccccgccgccccgggaaGAGCCCTGCCCCGAGCCCGCCGCCCCGGAGCCCTCCGCCGAGGCCAACGGGGTCTTAGAGGAGTTGCCCGAGCCCCTCCCCGAGGCGCCCGCGTGCCAGCCGGTGCCCGTACCCGTACCCGTGCCGGAGCCCGTCCCGGCGCCCGCCCCGGCCTCCCCCATCGCCCAGCCCGAGGAGCTGCCCCTGCCCAACGGGGTGGAGGGCGCCGGCAAAGCGGAGCCGGGCGAGGAGCGGCCCGAGTCGGACGTCAGCCCCATCTCGGAGCCCGAGGAGCCGGCCCAGCCCGgcacccccacctcccccccggcggaggaggaggaggaggagagcgaAGGCCCCGCCGAGGCCCAGGAGCGGAGCTCGagcccggcccctgcccctTCACAGAGCTTGGAGGCGACCGTGCAAG TCGCCGTGTCGGTGCCAAAGAAGAAGCGGAGGATGAAGGAGCTGAACAAGAAGGAGGCAGTCGGCGACCTGCTGGATGCCTTTAAGGAG TCTCAGATCAGCGACAGTGCCTCAGAGGCAGAAAACAAGCCTCCCCCGTCCGCCCCTGCCCGTGAAACAGAGGACAcggcccccgcccggccccagGAGGAGTCGGAGGAGACgtgggaagagaaggaggacAAGCTGGCCCCGGAGAAGGGCAAGGCAGGGGACCAGAAGTACCGCTACAAGGAAG AGCAATGGAAACCATTGAACCCCGAGGAGAAGAAACGATACGACCGGGAGTTCCTGTTGGGCTTCCAGTTCATCTTCGCCAGCATGCAGAAACCCGAGGGGCTGCCCCAGATCACCGATGTGGTGCTGGACAAG GCCAACAAGACCCCGTTGCGGGCGCTCGACCCCATCCGCCTGAGCGGCATGAACTGCAGCCCCGACTTCACCCCCTCCTTCGCCAACCTTGGCCGGCCCGTCATGGGCAACCGGGGCCTG CCCTCAGGCTTGGGGCCCCGCCgctcccagcagagccagaGGAAGGAGCCTCGTAAAATCATTGCCACTGTGTCCCTCAACGAGGACGTCAAGCTGAACAAGGCCGAGAAGGCCTGGAAACCTAGCAGCAAGCGTGCCTCCGAGGAGGAGGATCCCGAGAACATCAAGACGCAG GAACTGCTCCGCCGCGTCCGCAGCATCCTCAACAAGCTGACGCCCCAGATGTTCCAGCAGCTGATGAAGCAGGTGATGGAGCTGTCCATCGACACGGAGGAGCGGCTCAAGGGCGTCATCGACCTCGTCTTCGAGAAGGCCATCTCGGAGCCAAACTTCTCTGTTGCCTATGCTAACATGTGCCGTTGCCTTATGGGG CTCAAAGTGCCCACGACAGACAAGCCCACGGTGACTGTGAACTTCCGCAAGCTGCTGCTCAACCGCTGCCAGAAGGAGTTCGAAAAGGACAAGGACGACGACGAGATCTTTGAGAAGCGGCAGAAGGAGATGGACGACGCCAGCGCT CCCGAGGAGAAGGCCCGCATGAAGGACGAGCTGGAGGAGGCGCGGGACAAGGCCCGCCGGCGGTCCCTGGGCAACATCAAGTTCATCGGAGAGCTCTTCAAGCTGAAGATGCTGACGGAGGCCATCATGCACGACTGCGTGGTGAAGCTGCTCAAAAACCACGACGAGGAGTCTCTCGAGTGCCTTTGCCGCCTGCTTACGACGATTGGCAAGGACTTGGACTTTGAGAAGGCCAAG cccagaatGGACCAGTACTTCAACCAGATGGAGAAGATCATCAAAGAGAAGAAGACATCATCCCGAATCCGTTTTATGCTACAGGATGTAATTGACCTCAGGCAG cacagctgggtgCCGCGGCGAGGAGACCAGGGCCCCAAAACCATCGACCAGATCCACAAGGAGGCGGAGATGGAGGAGCATCGGGAACACATCAAAGTGCAGCAGCTCATGTCAAAAGACAAGAGGAGAGGACCGCCCGGGCCGTCCTCCAGCA GTGGACGCAGCAGCCTGGTCGCGGATGACGGCTGGAACACGGTGCCCATCAGCAAGGGCAACCGGCCCATCGACACCAGCCGGCTAACGAAGATCACCAAG CCTGGATCCATCGACTCCAACAACCAGCTCTTCGCGCCGGGCGGGAGGCTGAGCTGGGGCAAAGGCAGCAGCGGGGGGTCGGGCGCGAAGCCGGCCGACTCAG CATCTGATTCAGGGCGACCGGCCACGAGCACCTTGAACCGCTTCTCAGCGCTCCAGCAGTCCACCCCTGCCGAGAGCCTGGAGTCCCGTCGCGTGGTGCAGAG gagcagctccagccgcGACAGGTCAGAAAAGGCCGGGGACAGAGGGGACCGGGAGTCGCGTTCGGAGAAGGGCAGCGACCGCCTGGAGCGTCCCGaccggggggagcggggcgagaGGAACAGGTCCGCCCTCACCAAGAGGAGCTTCAGCAAGGAGACGGAGGACAGGAGCAGGGAACGGGAGAAGCAGGGCGGCCCCGAGGCCGTGCGCAAGGCTGCTAGCATGACAGAGGAACGGGACCGGAGCCGAGAGCCCA TTAAAcaagagccagcagctcccgcagcaTCGCCCAAGCCCACGCTGTCGGAAGAGGAGCTGGAGAAGAAATCCAAGGCGATCATAGAGGAATATCTGCACATCAATGACATGAAG GAGGCCCTGCAGTGcgtgcaggagctgggcagtCCCTCCTTGCTCTACGTTTTTGTGCGGAACGGCATCGAGTCCACGCTGGAGAGGAGCACGATCTCCCGCGAGCACATGGGGGTCCTGCTGTGCCACCTGGTGAAGGCGGGCACGCTCTCCAAGGAGCAGTACTACAAAGG GCTGCGGGAGATCCTGGAGATCGCAGAGGACATGGAGATCGACATCCCGCACATCTGGCTGTACCTGGCCGAGCTCATCACGCCCAtcctgcaggaggaaggcatCCCCATGGAGGAGCTGTTCAG GGAGATAACGAAACCCCTGGTGCCCATCGGGAAGGCCACCACGCTGCTGGTCGAGGTGCTGGGCTTGTTGTGCAAGGGCATG AGCCAGAAGACCGCAGGCAAACTGTGGCGGGACGGGggcctgagctggaaggaattCCTGCCTGAGGACCAGGATGTCAACAAATTTGTCACAGAGCAG AAATTGGAGTACACGATGGGGGACAGCTCGGACACGCCGAGCTGCAAGGAGCTGACCTCGGAGGAGCTGTGCAAGCAAATGGACAAACTGCTGAAGGAGAACTCGAACAACCAAAGAATATACGACTGGATCGAG GCCAACCTGAGCGAGGAGCAGGTCTCATCCAACATGTTTATCAGGGCCCTGATGACGTCCGTGTGCCATTCAGCCATCGTCT TTGAGAACCCGTACCGCGTCGACGCCCTGGTCATCCGCAACCGGGCCAAGCTGCTGCAGAAGTACATGCGGGACGAGCAGAAGGAGCTCCAGGCGCTCTACGCCCTGCAGGCCTTGGTGGTGAAGCTGGAGCAGCCTCCGA ACCTGCTGCGGATGTTCTTCGATGCCCTCTACGACGAGGACGTCATCAAGGAGGAGGCCTTCTACAAGTGGGAGTCGAGCAAGGACCTGTCGGAGCAGCAGGGCAAAGGGGTGGCCCTCAAGTCGGTGACGGCGTTTTTCACCTGGCTCCGGGAAGCCGAGGACGAGTCGGATAACAACTGA
- the EIF4G1 gene encoding eukaryotic translation initiation factor 4 gamma 1 isoform X4, which produces MNKAPQPTGGAPTAPHPAPSPGLPQSTFPPGQTAPVVFNPAPTSQMNTPSQPRQGGFRSLQHFYQNRAQPPASASRVQSNTTARPGPPTHVYPAASQVMMIPSQISYTPSQGAYYIPGQGRSTYVVPTQQYPVQPGAPSFYPGASPTEFGTYAGAYYPAQGVQQFPAGVPTAQVIVSQQPPIPPKRERKTIRIRDPNQGGKDITEEIMSGARTSSTPTPPQAGSGLEPQANGETPHVAVIVRPDDRPKPALVVSKPVSLEPSKSASPSPPPPLIPEVEPVVLSDVTLVPMEPPVDADTKVEQGEAPPDPHQTFSAITTVPGAAELPLLPQPDMDTAAAAEEEEGMVEEGEEEEEEEEEEVAIPLPEPTPQAPVPPEVPPAPVTPPLPAVPPAPAAPSPPPLVVPQAPEAPAKPASPSPPPPREEPCPEPAAPEPSAEANGVLEELPEPLPEAPACQPVPVPVPVPEPVPAPAPASPIAQPEELPLPNGVEGAGKAEPGEERPESDVSPISEPEEPAQPGTPTSPPAEEEEEESEGPAEAQERSSSPAPAPSQSLEATVQVAVSVPKKKRRMKELNKKEAVGDLLDAFKESQISDSASEAENKPPPSAPARETEDTAPARPQEESEETWEEKEDKLAPEKGKAGDQKYRYKEEQWKPLNPEEKKRYDREFLLGFQFIFASMQKPEGLPQITDVVLDKPCVPSQANKTPLRALDPIRLSGMNCSPDFTPSFANLGRPVMGNRGLPSGLGPRRSQQSQRKEPRKIIATVSLNEDVKLNKAEKAWKPSSKRASEEEDPENIKTQELLRRVRSILNKLTPQMFQQLMKQVMELSIDTEERLKGVIDLVFEKAISEPNFSVAYANMCRCLMGLKVPTTDKPTVTVNFRKLLLNRCQKEFEKDKDDDEIFEKRQKEMDDASAPEEKARMKDELEEARDKARRRSLGNIKFIGELFKLKMLTEAIMHDCVVKLLKNHDEESLECLCRLLTTIGKDLDFEKAKPRMDQYFNQMEKIIKEKKTSSRIRFMLQDVIDLRQHSWVPRRGDQGPKTIDQIHKEAEMEEHREHIKVQQLMSKDKRRGPPGPSSSSGRSSLVADDGWNTVPISKGNRPIDTSRLTKITKPGSIDSNNQLFAPGGRLSWGKGSSGGSGAKPADSASDSGRPATSTLNRFSALQQSTPAESLESRRVVQRSSSSRDRSEKAGDRGDRESRSEKGSDRLERPDRGERGERNRSALTKRSFSKETEDRSREREKQGGPEAVRKAASMTEERDRSREPIKQEPAAPAASPKPTLSEEELEKKSKAIIEEYLHINDMKEALQCVQELGSPSLLYVFVRNGIESTLERSTISREHMGVLLCHLVKAGTLSKEQYYKGLREILEIAEDMEIDIPHIWLYLAELITPILQEEGIPMEELFREITKPLVPIGKATTLLVEVLGLLCKGMSQKTAGKLWRDGGLSWKEFLPEDQDVNKFVTEQKLEYTMGDSSDTPSCKELTSEELCKQMDKLLKENSNNQRIYDWIEANLSEEQVSSNMFIRALMTSVCHSAIVFENPYRVDALVIRNRAKLLQKYMRDEQKELQALYALQALVVKLEQPPNLLRMFFDALYDEDVIKEEAFYKWESSKDLSEQQGKGVALKSVTAFFTWLREAEDESDNN; this is translated from the exons ATGAACAAAGCTCCACAGCCCACAGGAGGAGCCCCGACAGCCCCGCACCCTGCCCCTTCTCCTGGACTTCCACAG tCGACGTTCCCACCCGGTCAGACGGCACCTGTGGTTTTTAACCCGGCACCGACCTCACAAATGAATACGCCTTCTCAGCCGCGACAG GGAGGATTCAGGTCTCTTCAG CATTTCTACCAGAACAGGGCCCAGCCTCCCGCCAGCGCGTCCCGCGTGCAGAGCAACACgacggcccggcccggccctcccACCCATGTCTATCCAGCCGCTTCCCAGGTGATGATGATACCCTCCCAGATATCCTACACGCCTTCCCAAGGAGCGTACTACATCCCCGGACAG GGCCGCTCCACGTACGTCGTCCCGACCCAGCAGTACCCGGTGCAGCCCGGCGCCCCTAGTTTTTACCCTGGAGCCAGCCCCACGGAATTCGGGACTTACG CGGGGGCTTACTACCCGGCCCAGGGGGTGCAGCAGTTCCCGGCGGGGGTCCCCACCGCCCAGGTCATCGTGAGCCAGCAGCCGCCGATCCCCCCGAAACGAGAGCGCAAGACG ATCCGGATACGAGACCCTAACCAAGGCGGCAAAGACATCACTGAAGAAATCATGTCCGGAGCGAGGACCTCATCtacccccacccctccccag GCTGGAAGCGGTTTGGAGCCCCAGGCCAACGGAGAGACCCCTCATGTAGCAGTTATTGTCCGGCCAG ATGACCGCCCGAAGCCCGCGCTGGTGGTGAGCAAGCCCGTCTCCCTGGAGCCCAGCAAGTCGGCGTCCCCAtcgcctccccctcccctcatCCCCGAGGTGGAGCCCGTGGTGCTCTCGGACGTGACGCTGGTGCCGATGGAGCCCCCCGTGGATGCGGACACTAAAGTGGAGCAGGGCGAGGCGCCGCCCGACCCGCACCAGACGTTTAGCGCCATCACTACAGTGCCAGGGGCCGCGGagctgcccctcctgccccagcccgaCATGGACACGGCGGCcgcggcggaggaggaggaagggatggtggaggagggggaggaggaggaggaggaggaggaagaagaggtcGCCATTCCCCTCCCGGAGCCCACCCCGCAGGCGCCTGTGCCACCCGAGGTGCCGCCGGCGCCCGTCacccccccgctgccagccGTGCCCCCGGCGCCGGCCGCGCcgtcgccgccgccgctcgtCGTCCCGCAGGCCCCCGAAGCGCCCGCCAAAcccgcctcccccagccccccgccgccccgggaaGAGCCCTGCCCCGAGCCCGCCGCCCCGGAGCCCTCCGCCGAGGCCAACGGGGTCTTAGAGGAGTTGCCCGAGCCCCTCCCCGAGGCGCCCGCGTGCCAGCCGGTGCCCGTACCCGTACCCGTGCCGGAGCCCGTCCCGGCGCCCGCCCCGGCCTCCCCCATCGCCCAGCCCGAGGAGCTGCCCCTGCCCAACGGGGTGGAGGGCGCCGGCAAAGCGGAGCCGGGCGAGGAGCGGCCCGAGTCGGACGTCAGCCCCATCTCGGAGCCCGAGGAGCCGGCCCAGCCCGgcacccccacctcccccccggcggaggaggaggaggaggagagcgaAGGCCCCGCCGAGGCCCAGGAGCGGAGCTCGagcccggcccctgcccctTCACAGAGCTTGGAGGCGACCGTGCAAG TCGCCGTGTCGGTGCCAAAGAAGAAGCGGAGGATGAAGGAGCTGAACAAGAAGGAGGCAGTCGGCGACCTGCTGGATGCCTTTAAGGAG TCTCAGATCAGCGACAGTGCCTCAGAGGCAGAAAACAAGCCTCCCCCGTCCGCCCCTGCCCGTGAAACAGAGGACAcggcccccgcccggccccagGAGGAGTCGGAGGAGACgtgggaagagaaggaggacAAGCTGGCCCCGGAGAAGGGCAAGGCAGGGGACCAGAAGTACCGCTACAAGGAAG AGCAATGGAAACCATTGAACCCCGAGGAGAAGAAACGATACGACCGGGAGTTCCTGTTGGGCTTCCAGTTCATCTTCGCCAGCATGCAGAAACCCGAGGGGCTGCCCCAGATCACCGATGTGGTGCTGGACAAG CCCTGTGTACCTTCGCAGGCCAACAAGACCCCGTTGCGGGCGCTCGACCCCATCCGCCTGAGCGGCATGAACTGCAGCCCCGACTTCACCCCCTCCTTCGCCAACCTTGGCCGGCCCGTCATGGGCAACCGGGGCCTG CCCTCAGGCTTGGGGCCCCGCCgctcccagcagagccagaGGAAGGAGCCTCGTAAAATCATTGCCACTGTGTCCCTCAACGAGGACGTCAAGCTGAACAAGGCCGAGAAGGCCTGGAAACCTAGCAGCAAGCGTGCCTCCGAGGAGGAGGATCCCGAGAACATCAAGACGCAG GAACTGCTCCGCCGCGTCCGCAGCATCCTCAACAAGCTGACGCCCCAGATGTTCCAGCAGCTGATGAAGCAGGTGATGGAGCTGTCCATCGACACGGAGGAGCGGCTCAAGGGCGTCATCGACCTCGTCTTCGAGAAGGCCATCTCGGAGCCAAACTTCTCTGTTGCCTATGCTAACATGTGCCGTTGCCTTATGGGG CTCAAAGTGCCCACGACAGACAAGCCCACGGTGACTGTGAACTTCCGCAAGCTGCTGCTCAACCGCTGCCAGAAGGAGTTCGAAAAGGACAAGGACGACGACGAGATCTTTGAGAAGCGGCAGAAGGAGATGGACGACGCCAGCGCT CCCGAGGAGAAGGCCCGCATGAAGGACGAGCTGGAGGAGGCGCGGGACAAGGCCCGCCGGCGGTCCCTGGGCAACATCAAGTTCATCGGAGAGCTCTTCAAGCTGAAGATGCTGACGGAGGCCATCATGCACGACTGCGTGGTGAAGCTGCTCAAAAACCACGACGAGGAGTCTCTCGAGTGCCTTTGCCGCCTGCTTACGACGATTGGCAAGGACTTGGACTTTGAGAAGGCCAAG cccagaatGGACCAGTACTTCAACCAGATGGAGAAGATCATCAAAGAGAAGAAGACATCATCCCGAATCCGTTTTATGCTACAGGATGTAATTGACCTCAGGCAG cacagctgggtgCCGCGGCGAGGAGACCAGGGCCCCAAAACCATCGACCAGATCCACAAGGAGGCGGAGATGGAGGAGCATCGGGAACACATCAAAGTGCAGCAGCTCATGTCAAAAGACAAGAGGAGAGGACCGCCCGGGCCGTCCTCCAGCA GTGGACGCAGCAGCCTGGTCGCGGATGACGGCTGGAACACGGTGCCCATCAGCAAGGGCAACCGGCCCATCGACACCAGCCGGCTAACGAAGATCACCAAG CCTGGATCCATCGACTCCAACAACCAGCTCTTCGCGCCGGGCGGGAGGCTGAGCTGGGGCAAAGGCAGCAGCGGGGGGTCGGGCGCGAAGCCGGCCGACTCAG CATCTGATTCAGGGCGACCGGCCACGAGCACCTTGAACCGCTTCTCAGCGCTCCAGCAGTCCACCCCTGCCGAGAGCCTGGAGTCCCGTCGCGTGGTGCAGAG gagcagctccagccgcGACAGGTCAGAAAAGGCCGGGGACAGAGGGGACCGGGAGTCGCGTTCGGAGAAGGGCAGCGACCGCCTGGAGCGTCCCGaccggggggagcggggcgagaGGAACAGGTCCGCCCTCACCAAGAGGAGCTTCAGCAAGGAGACGGAGGACAGGAGCAGGGAACGGGAGAAGCAGGGCGGCCCCGAGGCCGTGCGCAAGGCTGCTAGCATGACAGAGGAACGGGACCGGAGCCGAGAGCCCA TTAAAcaagagccagcagctcccgcagcaTCGCCCAAGCCCACGCTGTCGGAAGAGGAGCTGGAGAAGAAATCCAAGGCGATCATAGAGGAATATCTGCACATCAATGACATGAAG GAGGCCCTGCAGTGcgtgcaggagctgggcagtCCCTCCTTGCTCTACGTTTTTGTGCGGAACGGCATCGAGTCCACGCTGGAGAGGAGCACGATCTCCCGCGAGCACATGGGGGTCCTGCTGTGCCACCTGGTGAAGGCGGGCACGCTCTCCAAGGAGCAGTACTACAAAGG GCTGCGGGAGATCCTGGAGATCGCAGAGGACATGGAGATCGACATCCCGCACATCTGGCTGTACCTGGCCGAGCTCATCACGCCCAtcctgcaggaggaaggcatCCCCATGGAGGAGCTGTTCAG GGAGATAACGAAACCCCTGGTGCCCATCGGGAAGGCCACCACGCTGCTGGTCGAGGTGCTGGGCTTGTTGTGCAAGGGCATG AGCCAGAAGACCGCAGGCAAACTGTGGCGGGACGGGggcctgagctggaaggaattCCTGCCTGAGGACCAGGATGTCAACAAATTTGTCACAGAGCAG AAATTGGAGTACACGATGGGGGACAGCTCGGACACGCCGAGCTGCAAGGAGCTGACCTCGGAGGAGCTGTGCAAGCAAATGGACAAACTGCTGAAGGAGAACTCGAACAACCAAAGAATATACGACTGGATCGAG GCCAACCTGAGCGAGGAGCAGGTCTCATCCAACATGTTTATCAGGGCCCTGATGACGTCCGTGTGCCATTCAGCCATCGTCT TTGAGAACCCGTACCGCGTCGACGCCCTGGTCATCCGCAACCGGGCCAAGCTGCTGCAGAAGTACATGCGGGACGAGCAGAAGGAGCTCCAGGCGCTCTACGCCCTGCAGGCCTTGGTGGTGAAGCTGGAGCAGCCTCCGA ACCTGCTGCGGATGTTCTTCGATGCCCTCTACGACGAGGACGTCATCAAGGAGGAGGCCTTCTACAAGTGGGAGTCGAGCAAGGACCTGTCGGAGCAGCAGGGCAAAGGGGTGGCCCTCAAGTCGGTGACGGCGTTTTTCACCTGGCTCCGGGAAGCCGAGGACGAGTCGGATAACAACTGA